One Paenibacillus sp. FSL H7-0737 DNA segment encodes these proteins:
- a CDS encoding LysR family transcriptional regulator, whose amino-acid sequence MDIRQLKYFMAIAEEGQITSAARKLQMAQPPLSQQLKLLEEELGVKLVDRGPRSVQLTEAGAILRDRAQQILELADSTARELNDFVKGLKGTLAIGTVSSSGATLLQDRLCEFHKTYKGVKFEIHEGNTFRIIDLLNKGIVEIGIVRTPFNATNLECLYTQAEPMIAVMTPEYDWKTDENFVEIGELKDKPLIIYRRFEQLIRETCLENGFDPLIFCMNDDARTTLLWANAGLGIGIIPKSAFELTSNRNLIYKEISSESLRTRVAAVWIKDKYLSSLASKFIESFKNG is encoded by the coding sequence ATGGATATTAGACAGCTTAAATATTTTATGGCTATCGCTGAGGAAGGGCAGATTACTTCTGCAGCCAGAAAGCTGCAAATGGCCCAGCCTCCGCTCAGTCAGCAGCTTAAGCTGCTTGAGGAAGAACTAGGCGTCAAGCTTGTGGATCGAGGTCCGCGCAGTGTGCAGCTTACCGAAGCAGGAGCCATTTTACGTGATCGGGCTCAACAAATTCTGGAGCTGGCTGATTCCACTGCCCGAGAGCTCAATGATTTTGTCAAAGGCTTAAAAGGAACGCTCGCCATTGGTACGGTGTCTTCCTCAGGAGCGACCCTGCTCCAAGATCGACTTTGTGAGTTCCACAAAACGTATAAAGGCGTTAAATTTGAAATACATGAAGGGAATACCTTCAGAATCATCGACCTTTTGAACAAGGGTATTGTCGAGATTGGTATTGTTCGGACACCCTTTAATGCTACAAATTTAGAATGTCTTTACACACAGGCTGAGCCTATGATTGCCGTAATGACTCCAGAGTATGACTGGAAAACAGATGAAAACTTTGTTGAGATCGGTGAGTTAAAAGATAAGCCGCTCATTATCTACCGCCGTTTTGAGCAGCTTATCCGGGAAACCTGTCTTGAGAATGGTTTTGATCCGCTAATTTTCTGTATGAATGATGATGCGCGAACAACACTGCTCTGGGCAAATGCTGGTCTCGGCATCGGAATTATCCCCAAATCCGCTTTCGAATTAACGAGTAATCGTAATTTGATCTATAAAGAAATCAGTAGTGAGTCGCTTCGCACGCGGGTCGCCGCCGTCTGGATCAAAGATAAATACTTATCATCACTAGCTTCCAAGTTTATTGAAAGCTTTAAGAACGGTTAA
- a CDS encoding ABC transporter ATP-binding protein, whose protein sequence is MFKIAVYLKPYKKEAIIGPIFKLMEAILELILPTIVALIINNGVGNHDSAYVYRMGGLMVLMSLLGFGCSMVCQYYAARASQGFGTTLRNKMFNHITSLSYAELDTFGTPTLINRITNDVNQLQIAVAMLIRLVIRAPFICIGAIIMSMILDFRLSLILIAATPIFGIILYFIITRSAPLYRKYQQKLDALALVLSENLSGIRVIRAFAKRRTEKERFDASSEDLTNTAIRVSRISALLGPMTTLVVNAAIIAILWVGGIHIDGGRLSQGEIIAFINYVTQILLALIVVSNLVIIFTKASSSANRVNEVLSVKASVSEDGNVVMTEPDHTAPAISFDHVSFGYNTTGELALEDISVVINRGETVGLIGSTGSGKSTFVNLIPRFYDAVQGEVKVDGVNVRDYKLHQLREKIGIVPQKAVLFTGTITENIRWGKEDATEEEIMQAASVAQAEEFIRKLPEGLNTQVSRGGLNLSGGQKQRLTIARAVVGKPSILILDDSSSALDFATDAALRKALKESSQQMTVLVVSQRVSTVRQADKIMVFEEGRIAGVGTHEELMRGCEVYKEICLSQLSSEESGQ, encoded by the coding sequence TTGTTCAAAATTGCAGTTTATTTAAAACCGTACAAAAAAGAAGCCATCATCGGTCCAATCTTTAAGCTGATGGAAGCGATTCTGGAGCTGATTCTGCCAACCATTGTCGCATTAATCATCAATAATGGGGTAGGAAATCATGACAGTGCTTATGTATACCGTATGGGTGGCTTGATGGTGCTGATGTCTCTACTTGGCTTCGGTTGCTCTATGGTATGTCAATACTATGCGGCACGAGCATCTCAGGGATTCGGCACGACGCTTCGTAATAAAATGTTCAATCATATTACATCCTTATCGTACGCTGAGCTGGATACGTTCGGTACGCCTACGCTGATTAACCGGATTACCAATGACGTAAACCAGTTGCAGATTGCAGTGGCTATGCTGATTCGCCTGGTTATTCGTGCGCCGTTTATCTGCATCGGGGCTATCATAATGTCCATGATTTTGGATTTTAGATTATCGCTGATTTTAATAGCGGCAACGCCGATTTTTGGCATTATATTATATTTTATTATCACTCGAAGTGCACCTTTGTATCGAAAATACCAGCAGAAGCTGGATGCCCTTGCGCTCGTTCTTAGTGAGAATTTGTCGGGGATACGAGTCATTCGTGCTTTTGCGAAGAGACGTACAGAAAAAGAACGTTTTGATGCCTCATCTGAGGATTTAACCAATACAGCGATCCGGGTCTCGCGGATTTCCGCTTTACTTGGACCTATGACGACACTTGTAGTAAATGCGGCGATCATAGCTATTTTATGGGTAGGTGGAATTCACATTGATGGGGGGCGATTGTCTCAAGGTGAGATCATTGCCTTTATCAATTACGTCACTCAAATCTTGCTGGCACTTATAGTGGTCTCCAACTTGGTCATTATTTTTACAAAAGCCTCATCTTCTGCCAATCGTGTGAATGAAGTGCTGAGTGTCAAAGCATCCGTGTCTGAGGACGGGAATGTTGTGATGACTGAACCTGATCATACCGCTCCTGCCATATCATTCGATCATGTATCGTTTGGTTATAATACAACAGGAGAATTGGCATTAGAGGATATTTCGGTAGTTATTAACCGCGGAGAAACTGTGGGGCTGATTGGCAGTACGGGTTCTGGTAAATCTACTTTCGTGAACTTAATTCCACGTTTTTATGATGCAGTGCAAGGTGAAGTTAAAGTGGATGGAGTGAATGTCAGAGATTATAAGCTGCATCAGCTTCGAGAGAAAATAGGGATTGTGCCGCAAAAAGCAGTGTTGTTTACAGGAACAATCACTGAGAATATTCGTTGGGGTAAGGAAGACGCAACCGAGGAAGAAATCATGCAAGCAGCCTCTGTTGCTCAGGCGGAAGAGTTTATTCGTAAATTGCCAGAAGGATTGAATACGCAGGTATCACGTGGCGGACTTAATTTATCCGGGGGGCAAAAGCAGCGCTTGACCATAGCTCGTGCAGTGGTAGGTAAGCCGTCGATTCTAATTCTGGATGACTCCTCCAGTGCGCTGGATTTCGCTACTGATGCGGCTCTACGTAAAGCGCTCAAAGAGAGCAGCCAGCAAATGACCGTTCTCGTTGTCTCGCAGAGGGTGAGCACTGTAAGGCAAGCGGATAAAATTATGGTATTTGAGGAAGGGCGGATCGCCGGTGTCGGAACCCATGAGGAGCTGATGCGTGGTTGTGAAGTGTACAAAGAAATCTGCCTGTCCCAGCTATCGAGTGAGGAGTCGGGCCAATGA
- a CDS encoding ABC transporter ATP-binding protein produces MLTIKHFTKSYKGGKKAVNDLNLVVEKGDIYGFIGHNGAGKTTTIRAVVGVLDFEEGDIEIGGHSIKKDPLACKAITAYIPDNPDLYDHLTGIQYLNFIGDLFSVSKADRELLIKKYGDEFEITSHLGDLISSYSHGMKQKLAIISALIHKPKLLVLDEPFVGLDPKAAHTLKKIMTEICSQGSAIFFSTHVLDVAEKLCNKIAIIKAGELITHGKTEEVKGDSSLEDVFLELIKHD; encoded by the coding sequence ATGTTGACAATAAAGCATTTTACCAAGAGCTATAAGGGCGGTAAAAAGGCAGTGAATGACTTGAACTTAGTGGTCGAGAAAGGTGATATTTATGGCTTTATCGGTCATAACGGCGCGGGGAAAACAACGACGATTCGGGCAGTAGTAGGTGTTCTTGATTTTGAAGAGGGGGATATCGAAATAGGTGGACATTCCATCAAAAAAGATCCTTTAGCCTGCAAAGCGATCACTGCGTATATTCCGGATAATCCAGATCTATACGATCATCTGACCGGCATTCAATACTTGAATTTTATTGGTGATCTTTTTAGTGTATCGAAAGCAGATCGGGAGTTGTTGATTAAGAAATATGGTGATGAATTTGAGATTACATCTCATTTGGGGGATTTAATCTCCTCGTATTCTCATGGTATGAAGCAGAAGCTAGCGATCATCTCAGCACTGATACATAAACCGAAGCTGTTAGTTCTGGATGAGCCCTTTGTGGGACTTGATCCAAAAGCGGCACACACGCTTAAAAAAATCATGACGGAGATTTGCAGTCAGGGCAGTGCGATCTTTTTTTCAACGCATGTACTGGATGTAGCGGAGAAGCTCTGTAATAAGATTGCCATTATCAAAGCGGGAGAATTGATTACGCATGGGAAAACAGAAGAGGTGAAGGGTGACAGCAGCCTTGAAGATGTATTTTTGGAGTTGATTAAGCATGATTAA
- a CDS encoding GNAT family N-acetyltransferase — MTIKIKKCTFEDLGLLQEISVETFNDTFQNQNSPAIMNAYLNRAFNLKKLGNELLNNCSEFYFIFLNKEVAGYLKLNFNDAQSEKMGNDSLEIERIYIRGKFHKRGLGKYLMNKALDIAKDQNKEKIWLGVWEKNENAIKFYEKMNFVQTGTHSFYMGNEEQIDFIMTKTLI, encoded by the coding sequence ATGACCATAAAAATAAAAAAGTGTACGTTTGAAGATTTAGGGCTACTCCAAGAAATCAGTGTTGAAACATTTAACGATACATTTCAGAATCAAAACTCACCTGCAATTATGAATGCTTACTTAAATCGTGCTTTTAATTTGAAAAAATTAGGAAATGAATTATTGAATAATTGTTCGGAATTCTATTTTATTTTTTTGAATAAGGAAGTTGCAGGATATTTAAAGCTAAACTTTAATGATGCCCAATCAGAAAAAATGGGTAATGATTCGCTTGAAATCGAGAGGATTTATATCAGGGGGAAATTTCATAAACGGGGACTAGGTAAATACCTGATGAACAAGGCTTTAGACATAGCAAAAGATCAGAATAAAGAGAAGATTTGGTTAGGCGTTTGGGAAAAAAATGAGAATGCAATTAAATTCTATGAAAAAATGAATTTCGTTCAAACAGGGACTCACTCTTTCTATATGGGTAATGAAGAACAAATTGATTTTATAATGACTAAAACACTCATTTAA
- a CDS encoding ABC transporter ATP-binding protein: MNKNNIWKRLIVYTGHYRKIAIGAVICALLSVIASLIGPLLIGKAIDFMIGPGEVDFDAVLRLLLILAAVYIVGSFFGWLLTYLTNRIAYRTVYDLRRELFDKLNVLPLKFHDNHPQGDSISRFVNDMDAVSDGLLQGFSTLLTGIITIVGAIVLMLYISPLMTLVVLLSAPATFFVARFITMRSQKMFKEQAKILGGLNGYVEEMIGGQKVVTAYHYEERAMSQFEEQNETLYQTGVKSQFYGSLSNPTTRLVNNVTFSVIAMIGSVMVIRGHFTVGDLSSFLIFSNLFAKPFNEITGVITQLQSATASAQRIFAILDLTPEPADSKGAKIMSTSQGTITFEKVTFAYNPERPLINDFSLEVKPGTRVAIVGQTGAGKTTLVNLLMRFYDVDRGSIKIDGVDIKTITRDSLRRNFGMVLQDTWLFGGTIRDNIAYGKPGATEEEIIAAAKAANAHSFIKRLPEGYDTKISGSGDNLSQGQKQLLTIARVMLVDPPMLILDEATSSIDTLTEVRIQKAFLTMIAGRTSFVIAHRLSTIRESDLILFMKDGDIVESGTHDQLIASGGYYARLYNSQFASA, translated from the coding sequence ATGAACAAAAACAACATTTGGAAAAGACTAATTGTATATACAGGACATTATAGAAAAATTGCTATTGGGGCAGTTATATGCGCGTTACTCAGTGTGATCGCCAGTCTAATCGGACCACTACTTATCGGTAAAGCCATTGATTTTATGATCGGACCGGGAGAGGTGGATTTTGACGCCGTACTTAGACTGCTTTTGATTCTGGCAGCGGTATATATTGTCGGCAGCTTTTTCGGATGGCTCCTTACCTATCTGACGAATCGAATCGCCTACCGGACTGTATATGACTTACGGCGGGAGCTTTTTGATAAATTAAATGTTTTGCCTTTAAAATTTCACGACAATCACCCGCAAGGAGACAGTATCAGCCGGTTTGTTAACGATATGGATGCCGTCTCTGATGGACTGCTGCAAGGTTTCTCCACACTGCTTACAGGGATCATCACCATTGTTGGGGCAATTGTGCTTATGTTGTACATCAGTCCTCTGATGACCTTAGTAGTTCTTCTGTCAGCACCCGCCACCTTTTTTGTGGCCAGATTTATTACGATGCGCTCTCAAAAGATGTTTAAAGAGCAGGCGAAGATTCTAGGTGGTCTCAATGGCTATGTGGAGGAAATGATCGGCGGGCAAAAAGTAGTCACCGCTTATCATTATGAAGAACGTGCAATGTCTCAGTTTGAAGAACAAAACGAGACATTATATCAGACCGGTGTGAAGTCACAATTTTATGGCTCCTTATCCAATCCGACAACGCGGCTAGTAAATAACGTTACGTTCTCAGTTATAGCTATGATCGGTAGTGTTATGGTAATTCGGGGTCATTTCACGGTAGGGGATCTGTCTAGTTTTTTGATCTTCTCCAACTTGTTCGCTAAGCCGTTTAATGAAATAACAGGTGTGATTACACAGCTTCAATCGGCAACTGCCTCTGCGCAGCGGATCTTCGCCATTCTCGATCTAACACCAGAACCTGCTGATTCTAAGGGCGCCAAAATCATGAGTACAAGTCAAGGAACCATTACCTTCGAAAAAGTAACCTTTGCTTATAATCCAGAACGTCCCTTGATTAACGATTTCAGTCTAGAAGTGAAGCCCGGTACCCGGGTTGCGATTGTAGGTCAGACTGGAGCAGGGAAGACGACGCTGGTAAACCTGCTCATGCGTTTCTACGATGTGGACCGTGGGTCCATCAAGATTGATGGTGTGGATATTAAGACCATTACGCGTGACAGTCTGCGACGTAATTTTGGGATGGTGCTGCAGGATACTTGGCTCTTTGGGGGCACGATTAGAGATAATATTGCTTACGGAAAACCTGGGGCTACAGAGGAGGAAATCATCGCTGCTGCTAAAGCTGCTAATGCTCATAGCTTCATTAAACGTCTGCCTGAAGGGTATGATACGAAGATCAGTGGCTCAGGGGATAATCTCTCCCAAGGACAGAAGCAACTGCTTACCATTGCACGAGTAATGCTTGTAGATCCTCCTATGCTCATCTTAGACGAGGCTACAAGCAGTATTGATACATTAACTGAGGTACGGATTCAAAAAGCTTTTCTGACTATGATCGCTGGTCGGACCAGCTTTGTGATTGCCCACCGATTGTCAACGATTCGGGAGTCGGATCTCATTCTTTTCATGAAGGATGGAGACATTGTGGAGAGTGGTACGCATGATCAACTCATAGCCAGCGGTGGATATTACGCCAGATTATATAACAGTCAGTTCGCCTCAGCATAG
- a CDS encoding MarR family winged helix-turn-helix transcriptional regulator has product MKEILREIGMIARALDSISNIEFAEHDLTKGQYLYLVRICENPGIIQEKLAEMIKVDRTTASRAIKKLEINGFIEKKEDNQNKKIKKLFPTEKGVTLYPYIKRENDYSNKVALSGFSESEVETMFTLLQRVRKNVEKDWELVKKGNKRNY; this is encoded by the coding sequence ATGAAGGAAATCCTACGTGAAATTGGAATGATAGCTAGGGCATTAGATTCAATAAGCAATATAGAATTTGCAGAACATGACCTTACAAAAGGGCAATATTTGTACCTTGTTCGAATATGTGAAAACCCAGGAATAATTCAAGAAAAGTTAGCTGAGATGATAAAAGTAGATCGAACAACAGCTTCACGTGCAATTAAGAAATTAGAAATCAATGGATTTATAGAAAAGAAAGAAGACAATCAAAATAAAAAAATAAAAAAACTATTTCCTACAGAGAAAGGGGTTACTTTGTACCCTTACATAAAAAGGGAAAACGATTACTCCAATAAGGTCGCATTATCTGGATTCTCTGAGAGTGAAGTAGAAACTATGTTTACCTTGCTGCAGAGAGTCAGAAAAAATGTAGAAAAAGACTGGGAGTTAGTCAAAAAAGGAAACAAAAGAAATTATTGA
- a CDS encoding galactokinase: MPSITETIQLIESKEFQRTLESLYGDVPSIINDQKQRYKTLVQEYVKKFAEGEVFLFSSPGRSEISGNHTDHNLGKVIAASINMDCIGAAAKNDQNIIRIKSITYNEDFIIDLNSSGNSLNLSGTYTLVKGILDGFERYGYKLGGFDVCITSDVISAAGVSSSASFEMLICSIINFFYNNNELDVVTCAKIGQYAENSEWNKQSGLLDQIACGYGGLISIDFKNIEAPLITTLNFSSIDKGYELFIVPTGANHADLSEEYSSIPTEMKAVARELGKNVLRDLEKQDILDNLDKLRESVGDRAVLRALHFYEENIRVDQQVEALTGDNANSFIRLVNESGNSSWKWLQNCYSNSTPTEQGVTLYLALTELFIKEKGAGACRVHGGGFAGVIMALLPKEYTDSYKAYMHSFGVEQIYPVRIRKHGAINLNLL; this comes from the coding sequence ATGCCATCAATTACAGAAACAATTCAACTGATCGAATCAAAAGAATTTCAAAGAACACTAGAAAGTCTGTATGGTGATGTTCCATCTATCATAAACGATCAAAAGCAAAGATATAAAACCTTGGTTCAGGAATATGTAAAAAAATTTGCAGAGGGCGAAGTGTTTCTCTTTAGCTCACCAGGGCGCAGTGAAATTAGTGGCAATCATACAGATCATAATCTAGGTAAAGTAATTGCTGCCAGTATAAACATGGATTGTATTGGAGCGGCTGCGAAAAATGATCAAAATATTATTCGTATAAAAAGCATTACCTATAACGAAGACTTCATTATTGATTTAAATTCGAGTGGGAATAGCCTTAACCTTTCAGGAACATATACCTTAGTTAAAGGGATTTTGGACGGTTTTGAACGGTACGGTTATAAATTAGGCGGTTTTGATGTTTGTATCACAAGTGATGTTATAAGTGCAGCAGGTGTAAGCTCATCAGCTTCTTTTGAGATGTTGATATGTTCTATTATTAATTTCTTCTACAACAATAACGAGCTGGATGTCGTTACCTGTGCCAAGATAGGCCAATATGCAGAGAATTCAGAGTGGAACAAACAATCGGGTTTGCTCGACCAAATTGCTTGTGGATATGGGGGACTAATTTCGATTGATTTTAAAAACATCGAGGCTCCACTGATCACTACATTAAATTTTTCATCTATTGACAAAGGTTATGAGTTATTCATTGTCCCCACAGGTGCAAACCATGCAGATTTAAGTGAAGAATACTCCTCAATTCCAACAGAAATGAAGGCTGTTGCCCGAGAACTTGGGAAAAATGTGCTTCGTGATTTAGAAAAGCAAGATATATTGGACAACCTGGACAAACTTAGAGAGAGTGTTGGGGATAGAGCTGTATTGAGAGCACTGCATTTCTATGAGGAAAACATTCGAGTTGATCAACAAGTAGAAGCTTTGACAGGCGATAATGCAAACAGCTTCATAAGACTCGTAAATGAATCTGGAAACTCATCCTGGAAATGGCTGCAAAATTGCTATTCTAACTCTACTCCTACTGAACAGGGTGTGACACTATATTTGGCATTAACTGAGCTGTTTATCAAGGAGAAGGGGGCAGGAGCCTGCAGGGTACATGGAGGCGGTTTTGCAGGAGTTATAATGGCTTTATTGCCAAAAGAATATACGGATTCCTATAAAGCATATATGCACTCATTTGGTGTTGAGCAGATTTATCCTGTCCGCATTCGTAAGCATGGTGCTATTAATTTAAATCTATTATAG
- a CDS encoding S-layer homology domain-containing protein translates to MNNRFGRFVITILVLVLVAGIFIQHISADDEAPFKDIDTSYAKNEIIDLYHRNILTGTTVTSFSPTKSITRAEFITVLDRLLKLDPAVSPVSPYTDVAKKAWYYGWIQAAVQLELANGTSATTFAPAKAVTRQEAAVWMAKALKQTNHTSALTSFNDRNKIASWARSAVATVNDLGLMKGDNRKNFRPSDPITRQETAVLIDRVLQNESWAAELDDEPEERIVLGWQYGQTTAQYVNTVLKSNVNTLSPRWYYVGKTGAVTDSTDASLITWAKKNNKKIWAMVGNRSDQEATHQMLSSVTTRNTAVNQLVALVSKYRLDGLNIDFENVAPDDREYLTSFITLLAEKMHALNATLSIDVSPDLGTDWTDAFDYAALGKQVNYMVMMGYDEHYDGSKLPGPNASIPFDQHAVDTVLKDVPSHKVILALPLYNRDWTLNQNGTVSSSKYISLPEQNQIISSYGMKPVWNETLGQYVANYSKQAIKHTIWIEDGRSLIAKYDLSVKNNLAGIAYWYIGGESADIWSSVSNAEKFYDYTF, encoded by the coding sequence GTGAACAATAGATTTGGAAGATTTGTAATTACGATACTTGTATTAGTGCTTGTAGCTGGAATATTTATTCAACATATATCGGCTGATGATGAGGCGCCTTTTAAGGATATAGATACTAGTTATGCTAAAAATGAAATTATAGATTTGTATCACCGCAACATATTAACCGGCACAACGGTGACAAGCTTCTCACCTACTAAATCGATTACTAGAGCGGAATTCATTACGGTTCTTGACCGTCTGCTAAAGCTTGATCCGGCAGTCAGTCCAGTATCTCCTTATACAGATGTAGCTAAAAAAGCTTGGTATTACGGCTGGATACAGGCAGCTGTTCAGCTTGAGCTGGCTAACGGCACATCGGCAACTACTTTCGCGCCGGCAAAAGCAGTTACAAGGCAGGAAGCGGCTGTATGGATGGCCAAAGCTTTAAAGCAAACAAACCATACGTCTGCTCTAACTTCGTTCAATGATCGAAATAAAATTGCTAGCTGGGCAAGATCAGCTGTTGCAACTGTAAATGATCTAGGTTTAATGAAGGGGGATAATCGCAAGAATTTCCGACCCTCTGATCCTATAACTAGACAGGAAACGGCCGTCCTCATTGACCGAGTGCTGCAAAATGAGAGTTGGGCAGCAGAACTCGATGATGAGCCGGAGGAGCGAATCGTTCTAGGCTGGCAATATGGGCAGACGACGGCACAATATGTGAATACAGTTCTGAAATCCAACGTTAACACCTTATCACCACGGTGGTATTATGTAGGAAAAACAGGTGCAGTAACGGATTCAACGGATGCTTCGCTGATCACATGGGCAAAGAAGAATAATAAGAAAATATGGGCGATGGTAGGCAATAGATCGGATCAAGAAGCGACCCATCAAATGTTGTCGAGTGTAACCACAAGGAATACGGCAGTAAATCAATTAGTAGCTTTAGTGAGCAAATATAGATTAGATGGACTAAACATTGATTTTGAAAATGTAGCGCCTGACGATCGTGAGTATTTGACCTCGTTCATTACATTATTAGCTGAGAAAATGCATGCTCTTAATGCGACGCTGTCGATAGACGTCTCTCCTGATCTTGGAACAGATTGGACAGATGCTTTTGACTACGCTGCACTAGGTAAGCAAGTGAACTACATGGTGATGATGGGTTATGACGAACATTATGACGGGAGTAAGCTTCCAGGGCCCAATGCTTCTATTCCTTTTGATCAACATGCAGTGGATACTGTACTAAAGGACGTACCCAGCCATAAGGTTATATTGGCATTGCCTTTATATAATCGTGACTGGACATTGAATCAGAATGGTACGGTTTCATCTTCAAAGTATATCTCGCTTCCGGAGCAAAATCAGATTATTAGTAGCTATGGTATGAAGCCCGTATGGAATGAGACTTTAGGACAATATGTTGCCAACTATTCGAAGCAGGCCATAAAGCACACAATCTGGATTGAGGATGGCCGTTCATTAATAGCAAAATACGATTTAAGCGTTAAGAACAATCTAGCCGGAATCGCTTATTGGTATATAGGTGGGGAAAGCGCAGATATATGGTCTAGTGTAAGTAATGCAGAGAAATTTTACGATTATACGTTTTAA
- a CDS encoding sporulation protein gives MSMFKRMLASAGIGAAKVDLMLHQDFVNAGDTISGSVRIQGGRVDQEVDDVYAFVKTRYLKELNDKKMEVEATVSKFLLASKFKVVAEQVYEFPVSFQLPAITPVTLGRSPVWIQTGLDIKEAIDPKDQDYLQVGPHPYCAIILDAMNQLGFLIREVTCEYAPCYGRINGLDFVQEFEFVPPSQFRNQLDELEIVFFPNEDCIELLLQIDRKARGLAGLFADALDTDESFVKIRFDHNQLAYGVDYVADQLLATIHKYV, from the coding sequence ATGTCAATGTTTAAACGAATGCTCGCGAGTGCCGGAATTGGAGCGGCAAAAGTAGATCTCATGCTCCATCAAGATTTCGTGAACGCAGGTGATACGATCAGTGGTTCCGTTCGAATTCAAGGTGGCCGAGTGGATCAGGAGGTCGATGACGTCTACGCATTCGTTAAGACGCGTTACTTGAAAGAGCTGAACGATAAGAAGATGGAAGTGGAAGCGACGGTATCCAAATTCCTGTTAGCAAGTAAATTTAAAGTAGTGGCGGAGCAGGTTTATGAATTTCCCGTCTCATTCCAGCTTCCGGCGATAACGCCAGTGACGTTAGGGAGATCGCCGGTTTGGATTCAAACCGGACTTGATATTAAAGAGGCAATTGATCCAAAGGATCAGGATTATCTTCAAGTAGGCCCTCATCCATATTGTGCTATTATTTTGGATGCGATGAATCAGCTCGGGTTCCTTATTCGTGAAGTGACTTGTGAATATGCACCGTGTTACGGCAGGATCAATGGCTTAGATTTTGTTCAAGAATTTGAATTCGTTCCCCCCTCTCAGTTCCGGAATCAACTAGACGAATTAGAAATCGTTTTCTTTCCAAATGAGGATTGCATTGAGTTGCTCCTACAAATTGATCGCAAGGCACGTGGTTTAGCTGGTTTGTTCGCCGATGCGCTTGATACAGATGAGAGCTTTGTGAAAATACGCTTTGATCACAATCAACTTGCTTACGGAGTTGACTATGTAGCTGATCAACTGCTCGCAACGATCCATAAATACGTATAA